The following coding sequences are from one Natrarchaeobaculum sulfurireducens window:
- a CDS encoding DUF5783 family protein — protein MTEFDSEKFDQKYVHYFDELQAAYSNAYQQLHGQCDSTVLKAIDRKVLAESEPFYVGATEGELANDSSGQYAGATDSPFRVELPDDVPDRVGRVADHDQFDVVLAELVERIERELERQFEFESDD, from the coding sequence ATGACCGAGTTCGATTCCGAGAAGTTCGATCAGAAGTACGTCCACTATTTCGACGAACTCCAGGCCGCGTACTCGAACGCCTACCAGCAACTCCACGGGCAGTGTGACTCGACGGTGCTCAAAGCGATCGACCGCAAGGTGCTCGCAGAGAGCGAACCGTTCTACGTGGGAGCGACGGAAGGCGAGCTAGCGAACGACTCGAGCGGGCAGTACGCGGGCGCAACCGACAGCCCGTTCCGGGTCGAGCTTCCCGACGACGTCCCCGACCGCGTCGGTCGCGTTGCTGACCACGACCAGTTCGACGTCGTCCTCGCCGAACTGGTCGAACGTATCGAACGGGAACTCGAGCGACAGTTCGAGTTCGAGTCGGACGACTGA
- a CDS encoding DUF7382 domain-containing protein, which translates to MQAGNGNEPTVRRSSSRRSLHEDDRAIEGLPIRLVIALVIGVVSLGLMLQILGGIDTFEGDTEVDVEFEAETLEADSSEAESFSVFVVDEDGNEVPNATVVAVPGAARMDDALVEQTTNPDTSENEVKFDFNAVDLTLPPDQHTGTVEFEVQPPAGTNWADDEPNEELLVTAS; encoded by the coding sequence ATGCAGGCAGGGAACGGAAACGAACCGACGGTTCGACGCTCCAGTTCGAGGCGGTCGTTGCACGAGGACGATCGAGCGATCGAAGGCTTACCGATCAGACTCGTGATCGCGCTCGTTATCGGTGTCGTATCGCTCGGTCTCATGTTACAGATCCTCGGCGGGATCGATACGTTCGAGGGTGATACCGAAGTCGACGTGGAGTTCGAAGCCGAAACGCTCGAGGCAGACAGCAGCGAGGCAGAGTCGTTCAGCGTGTTCGTCGTTGACGAAGACGGGAACGAGGTCCCTAACGCGACGGTCGTCGCAGTTCCGGGTGCAGCCCGGATGGACGACGCACTCGTCGAACAGACCACTAATCCGGACACGAGCGAAAACGAAGTAAAGTTCGACTTCAACGCGGTAGACCTAACGCTCCCGCCGGACCAGCACACCGGCACCGTCGAGTTCGAAGTCCAGCCACCGGCCGGAACGAACTGGGCGGACGACGAACCGAACGAGGAGTTACTCGTGACTGCCAGTTGA
- a CDS encoding ATP-binding protein: MRFVIGRGVDAGTDQTGHVGQYRALDGSEGANLYLDLDSPHATLIVGKRGYGKSFTLGVVAEELARVSGVAPVIVDPMGVFSTLAAPAEGEPVPADVVDEPSISADVLDPRSWCSLLGLSPESAAGALVWEAAQEAESLETMRRHVEGSDAPEVDRRAAINHLSLADSWDVFDPDGLDAATLSSGAVSVVDVSGLDSAPMNAVCRGIGEGLYRARVDETIDRLPWLLIDEAHTFFAGVAKAALHTILTRGRAPGVSLVLATQRPSAVSETAISQSDVLISHRLTAEADLEALAAAQPIYLNESLKERLPTEPGEVVVIDDATETVHAARIRVRDTPHGGDSPSARDVAGLE; this comes from the coding sequence ATGCGTTTCGTTATCGGACGTGGAGTCGACGCCGGGACGGACCAGACCGGTCACGTCGGGCAGTATCGAGCACTGGACGGAAGTGAGGGGGCAAACCTGTATCTCGATCTCGACAGTCCGCACGCGACGCTGATCGTTGGCAAGCGAGGGTACGGAAAGTCGTTTACGCTGGGAGTCGTTGCCGAAGAACTCGCCAGGGTATCGGGCGTCGCACCGGTTATCGTCGATCCGATGGGAGTGTTCTCGACGCTCGCCGCGCCCGCCGAGGGCGAGCCCGTCCCAGCGGACGTCGTCGACGAACCATCGATTTCGGCCGATGTGCTCGATCCACGCTCGTGGTGTTCGCTGCTCGGACTCTCGCCCGAGAGTGCCGCCGGGGCGCTCGTCTGGGAAGCCGCCCAAGAAGCGGAGTCGCTCGAGACGATGCGACGTCACGTCGAGGGAAGCGACGCACCGGAGGTCGATAGACGAGCAGCGATCAACCACCTCTCGCTGGCCGATTCGTGGGACGTCTTCGATCCCGATGGCCTCGACGCGGCGACGCTCTCGAGCGGCGCCGTCTCCGTCGTCGACGTCTCGGGGCTCGATTCGGCCCCGATGAACGCCGTTTGCCGGGGGATCGGGGAAGGACTCTATCGCGCACGCGTCGACGAGACGATCGATCGACTCCCGTGGCTGCTGATCGACGAAGCCCACACGTTCTTCGCCGGTGTCGCCAAGGCCGCACTCCACACGATTCTTACACGCGGGCGCGCTCCGGGTGTGAGTCTCGTCCTCGCGACACAACGGCCCAGCGCCGTCTCCGAGACAGCGATCTCTCAGTCCGACGTGTTGATCTCGCATCGCCTGACCGCGGAGGCCGACCTCGAGGCGCTTGCCGCCGCCCAGCCGATATATCTGAACGAGTCGCTCAAGGAACGACTCCCAACGGAACCAGGGGAAGTCGTGGTTATCGACGACGCGACCGAGACGGTTCACGCGGCACGGATTCGGGTTCGAGATACACCACACGGTGGCGATAGTCCGAGCGCGCGCGACGTGGCCGGTCTCGAGTGA
- a CDS encoding DUF7310 family coiled-coil domain-containing protein encodes MTDIDRLDQRLAAVERVVVDGDVTLEGLSELTSVVEAVAELESRLEEQEGRLADLEASVQSVEGYVGTIESVNDDVERHAASAIATVDRLERRIDTLEVELDDLQDGLLEDEPTAQSGGDRGEDGGREETGSDDSDGDGDGDGDSRNQTAGDGSTVFEFRSSDENPSPERLVGEIVGSEPRSFVDDGVERPVSSANQMAVDSAINEGEPSTTDADGDTDADDGSLLGSLRSRLS; translated from the coding sequence ATGACGGATATCGATCGGCTCGATCAGCGGCTGGCTGCCGTCGAGCGCGTCGTCGTCGACGGCGACGTGACGCTCGAGGGACTGTCGGAGTTGACGTCGGTCGTAGAAGCCGTTGCCGAACTCGAATCGCGTCTCGAAGAACAAGAGGGTCGCCTTGCTGACCTCGAGGCGTCGGTGCAGTCGGTCGAAGGCTACGTCGGAACCATCGAGTCGGTCAACGACGACGTCGAACGACACGCAGCGTCCGCTATCGCCACGGTCGACAGACTCGAGCGTCGCATCGACACCCTCGAGGTCGAACTCGACGACCTCCAAGATGGCCTCCTCGAGGACGAACCGACGGCACAAAGCGGGGGCGATAGGGGAGAGGATGGCGGAAGAGAGGAGACCGGGAGCGATGACAGCGATGGCGATGGCGATGGCGATGGCGATTCCAGGAACCAGACGGCCGGAGACGGCTCGACGGTCTTCGAGTTCCGATCGTCCGACGAGAACCCGTCGCCCGAGCGATTAGTCGGGGAAATCGTCGGGAGCGAACCGCGGTCGTTCGTCGACGACGGCGTCGAGAGGCCGGTATCATCGGCGAACCAGATGGCAGTCGATTCCGCAATAAACGAGGGCGAACCGTCGACAACCGACGCCGACGGCGACACCGATGCCGATGACGGCAGTCTACTCGGATCGCTGCGGTCGCGGTTGTCATGA
- a CDS encoding DUF7311 family protein, with protein MIRYVVAALLAVAIVSVAGLALDDGAADNTERELQTGISDIEDAAIELSENEELSPDTHPDPRRVVDFRVPTGSLTEAGVSHLEIEPVAGADASFARYVLTDGTDHREIIEVRIVYRDATDARTTEIRGSGTQMVTLVLRPDADGDPVVVVDPPE; from the coding sequence ATGATCCGGTACGTCGTGGCAGCGCTGTTGGCGGTCGCCATCGTGAGCGTCGCCGGACTGGCCCTCGACGACGGCGCGGCCGACAACACTGAACGTGAACTGCAGACTGGGATCTCGGATATCGAAGACGCAGCGATCGAGCTCTCCGAGAACGAAGAGCTCTCACCGGATACCCACCCCGATCCACGCCGGGTCGTCGATTTCAGGGTCCCGACCGGCTCGCTCACCGAAGCCGGCGTCTCACACCTCGAGATCGAACCAGTAGCAGGGGCGGACGCGAGTTTCGCCCGGTACGTCCTAACCGACGGCACGGATCACCGCGAGATCATCGAGGTGCGGATCGTCTACCGGGACGCGACGGACGCGCGGACGACCGAAATTCGCGGGAGCGGTACCCAGATGGTGACGCTCGTGTTGCGCCCCGACGCGGACGGGGATCCGGTCGTCGTCGTCGATCCCCCGGAGTAG
- a CDS encoding type II/IV secretion system ATPase subunit gives MSTDGTRRTVRRALSRIGFDGLLGEPESGGRCNCEMAFDDRTLVVDASNCDGQLAESPDCRESVVRVLTEHEIDSIVVHSSGLSYRYDRGQTALFGAAGRFVELLGSRNEPLVGDVARDPLGAADRLETRVDELGDVAIESGLLDVVDGVDTYADGFSPRVGLEVANYFIDRSIDDTARLVDVRELETGSTVRIYEREDRLALYELDVVDLTLSPAQRNVVVDGYEALAEGWVEGDRAPSRAIEFATGEPVDPVLTRVLEKYTEGYGILEDLFADPDVTDVYVTSPVTANPLRVELDGRAMETNVHLTETGVKALASRVRRTSGRAFSRAKPTVDATASLANGRGLRIAGVTEPVARGTAFAFREQSDDRFTLPALVANGTIPAEVAGFLSTAIERNAAALIAGTRGAGKTTLLGTLLYEVTPDTRTVIIEDTPELPVDPLQSVGRDVQALRTGTSDGPEISPTEALRTALRLGDGALVVGEIRGEEARVLYEAMRVGANANAVLGTIHGDGADEVYERVVSDLTVEPSSFGATDLVVTVQAYRTPNGRRRRITRIEEVLGTGDDIWFESLYELDGRSAAPTGRIDRGESRYVHSMASPTEEYADVRRAIAERTELLRELAADGRTSPEEIAAAYTDRR, from the coding sequence ATGTCTACGGACGGGACCAGGCGAACGGTCCGGAGGGCCCTCTCGAGGATCGGCTTCGATGGGTTGCTCGGGGAGCCGGAGTCCGGGGGCCGTTGTAACTGCGAGATGGCGTTCGACGACCGGACGCTCGTCGTCGATGCGTCGAACTGCGACGGGCAGCTCGCGGAATCACCTGACTGTCGGGAATCGGTTGTTCGGGTACTGACAGAGCACGAGATTGACTCGATCGTGGTCCACTCGAGCGGGTTGAGCTACCGGTACGACCGTGGGCAGACAGCGTTATTCGGGGCCGCAGGCCGGTTCGTCGAACTCCTCGGAAGTCGTAATGAACCACTCGTGGGTGACGTCGCCCGCGATCCACTCGGTGCGGCCGACAGACTCGAAACCCGCGTCGACGAGCTCGGCGACGTTGCCATCGAGTCCGGCCTGCTCGATGTGGTCGACGGCGTCGACACGTACGCGGACGGTTTTTCGCCACGCGTCGGACTCGAAGTGGCAAACTACTTCATCGACCGCTCGATCGACGATACCGCCCGGCTCGTCGACGTCAGGGAACTCGAGACCGGAAGTACCGTCCGGATCTACGAACGCGAGGACCGATTGGCGTTGTACGAACTCGACGTCGTCGACCTGACGCTGTCACCGGCCCAACGTAACGTGGTCGTCGACGGCTACGAGGCGCTTGCCGAAGGATGGGTCGAGGGCGACCGCGCACCGTCGCGGGCGATCGAATTCGCCACGGGCGAACCGGTGGATCCGGTGCTGACGAGGGTGCTCGAGAAATACACGGAAGGATACGGAATTCTCGAGGACCTGTTCGCCGACCCTGACGTGACGGACGTCTACGTCACGTCGCCGGTGACGGCGAATCCGCTCCGGGTCGAACTCGACGGTCGGGCGATGGAGACGAACGTCCACCTGACGGAGACGGGCGTGAAAGCGCTCGCATCTCGCGTCCGGCGAACGAGCGGCCGAGCGTTTTCGCGGGCGAAGCCGACGGTCGACGCGACGGCGTCGCTGGCGAACGGCCGCGGGCTCCGAATCGCCGGGGTCACCGAACCTGTCGCTCGAGGCACGGCTTTCGCCTTCCGCGAACAGTCCGACGACCGGTTCACGCTCCCGGCTCTCGTGGCCAACGGGACGATCCCCGCGGAGGTCGCCGGCTTTCTTTCGACAGCCATCGAGCGAAACGCCGCAGCACTGATCGCCGGAACTCGCGGTGCCGGGAAGACGACGCTGCTCGGGACGCTCCTCTACGAGGTGACGCCCGATACCAGGACCGTCATCATCGAGGATACACCGGAACTGCCGGTCGACCCGTTGCAATCCGTGGGACGGGACGTGCAGGCGCTTCGGACCGGCACCAGCGACGGGCCCGAAATTTCGCCGACGGAAGCTCTGCGGACGGCTCTTCGGCTCGGAGACGGCGCACTGGTAGTCGGCGAGATCCGCGGTGAAGAGGCTCGAGTCCTCTACGAAGCGATGCGTGTCGGTGCGAACGCGAACGCCGTTCTTGGAACGATCCACGGTGACGGGGCAGACGAGGTGTACGAACGGGTCGTCTCCGACCTGACCGTTGAACCGTCGTCGTTCGGCGCGACCGACCTCGTCGTAACAGTCCAGGCCTATCGGACGCCAAACGGCCGGCGACGCCGGATTACCCGGATCGAGGAGGTACTCGGAACCGGCGACGACATCTGGTTCGAGTCGCTCTACGAACTCGATGGACGAAGCGCCGCACCGACGGGACGAATCGACCGGGGTGAAAGTCGATACGTCCACTCGATGGCCAGCCCGACAGAGGAGTACGCGGACGTTCGACGGGCGATCGCCGAGCGCACCGAACTGCTACGTGAACTGGCTGCAGACGGGCGAACCTCACC